The proteins below are encoded in one region of Salmo salar chromosome ssa02, Ssal_v3.1, whole genome shotgun sequence:
- the LOC106583734 gene encoding nuclear factor 7, brain, with product MAASLYLLEEHLSCPVCCDIFRNPVVLKCSHSFCEECLQKYWKDMENPRCPACRAECSSEEQSLSLALKSLCDSIQKGGENIRSDNCRLHGEKLQIFCFDDKQPICVVCYTSKKHKGHNCYPIEEAVPDLKSEIQVVVSTLKNKLANKNTAKMGHQSWEEHIKGQAQCAEEQIRREFKKLHHFLDEEETARIAALREEEQQKSEVMRGRAEALAREITTFSETIVVIDKEMEVDNITFLKNYKAILNRADCTFPDTADTEVVSGALIDMAKHVGSLKFKVWEKMLEFVDYTPVTMDPNTMSTKFTLSDDLTTMTYCDERQSLPDNPERFLNVGVLGSEGYSKGTHYWDVEVGDNDNWILGVAKESFPRKTEVKMEPQSGLWIIKYINGKYKAGIQSFVQIKVDESPRVIRVRLDCNKGEVKFFDLTKNTTLCTFKDKFTEKMFPYFNSGSVICPLRLLGKAKN from the exons ATGGCGGCCAGTTTGTATCTCTTGGAGGAGCACCTCTCTTGTCCCGTGTGCTGTGACATCTTCAGGAACCCTGTGGTCCTCAAATGCAGCCACAGCTTCTGTGAGGAGTGTCTGCAGAAATACTGGAAGGATATGGAGAATCCGCGGTGTCCTGCATGCAGGGCAGAGTGTTCATCTGAGGAGCAGAGTTTAAGCCTCGCTTTAAAGAGTCTCTGTGATTCCATACAGAAGGGGGGTGAAAACATCAGATCTGATAACTGCCGGCTGCACGGAGAGAAACTTCAAATCTTCTGTTTCGATGATAAACAGCCCATCTGTGTTGTCTGCTACACATCAAAAAAACATAAAGGTCATAACTGTTATCCCATTGAGGAGGCTGTGCCTGATTTGAAG AGTGAAATCCAGGTTGTGGTTTCCACCTTGAAGAACAAACTAGCAAACAAGAACACAGCCAAGATGGGTCATCAAAGCTGGGAGGAGCACATAAAG GGCCAGGCCCAATGTGCAGAGGAACAGATAAGGAGGGAGTTTAAGAAACTCCACCACTTCCTAGACGAGGAAGAGACAGCCAGGATAGCTGCCCTGAGAGAGGAAGAACAGCAGAAATCTGAAGTGATGCGAGGAAGAGCTGAGGCATTGGCCAGAGAGATCACAACCTTTTCAGAGACAATTGTAGTTATCGATAAGGAAATGGAAGTGGACAATATCACATTCCTGAAG AACTACAAGGCCATACTTAACAG AGCCGATTGCACATTCCCAGATACTGCAGATACAGAGGTAGTATCAGGAGCACTGATTGACATGGCCAAACATGTAGGATCTCTCAAGTTCAAAGTTTGGGAGAAAATGCTTGAGTTTGTTGACTACA CTCCTGTGACCATGGATCCGAACACAATGTCCACTAAGTTCACCCTCTCTGATGACCTCACCACTATGACATACTGTGACGAGAGGCAGAGTCTCCCAGACAATCCCGAAAGGTTTCTTAACGTAGGAGTGTTGGGTTCTGAAGGGTACAGTAAAGGCACCCATTACTGGGACGTGGAGGTCGGAGATAACGACAACTGGATCTTAGGGGTAGCCAAAGAGTCCTTTCCACGCAAGACGGAAGTCAAAATGGAGCCTCAGAGTGGATTGTGGATCATCAAATACATCAATGGGAAATACAAGGCAGGTATACAATCGTTCGTCCAGATCAAGGTAGATGAGAGCCCACGAGTGATCCGAGTACGACTGGACTGTAACAAAGGGGAGGTGAAATTCTTTGACCTCACCAAGAACACTACCCTGTGCACCTTCAAAGACAAATTCACTGAAAAGATGTTCCCATACTTTAACAGTGGAAGTGTGATTTGCCCACTACGCCTTTTAGGAAAGGCGAaaaactag